One Bradyrhizobium sp. ISRA464 genomic window carries:
- a CDS encoding RraA family protein, with the protein MSFYEIREMPRPDDNIIAEYVDVARCLSASCVFADVQGRAGVMHSSIKPIFACKLVGPALTVKLAPGDLQDPLKALEIGKRGDVIVVDANADTETSVVGGLMGGLAKNRGIAGMIVDGAGRDIDELRDIGWPIFTRAVTARGTHTMFSGRKEDLSLNVPIVCGGVPVNPGDMVVADEIGITVVPRERLAPVLKLAREQAEREEKTRQWVKQGKTVEDLLEEFGRI; encoded by the coding sequence ATGAGCTTTTATGAAATCCGAGAGATGCCCCGACCCGATGATAACATTATCGCTGAATATGTCGATGTGGCCCGATGCTTGAGCGCATCCTGCGTATTCGCAGACGTTCAAGGCCGCGCCGGGGTGATGCACTCCTCAATCAAACCGATCTTCGCCTGCAAGCTCGTCGGCCCTGCCCTCACCGTTAAGCTCGCGCCCGGCGACCTGCAGGATCCATTGAAGGCACTTGAGATCGGCAAGCGCGGCGATGTGATCGTCGTTGATGCCAACGCGGATACCGAAACATCCGTGGTCGGCGGTCTCATGGGAGGCCTTGCCAAGAATCGAGGCATCGCTGGCATGATCGTCGATGGTGCGGGCCGTGACATCGATGAGCTGCGCGATATCGGCTGGCCGATCTTTACCCGGGCCGTGACCGCCCGTGGCACGCATACGATGTTCTCAGGCCGCAAGGAGGATCTGTCCTTGAATGTGCCGATCGTTTGTGGCGGGGTTCCGGTCAATCCCGGCGATATGGTCGTGGCGGACGAGATCGGCATCACGGTTGTACCGCGTGAGCGCCTTGCGCCGGTGCTGAAGCTTGCAAGGGAGCAAGCTGAGCGAGAAGAAAAAACCCGCCAATGGGTCAAGCAGGGCAAGACGGTCGAGGATTTGTTGGAGGAATTCGGCAGGATTTAG